Proteins encoded together in one Astatotilapia calliptera chromosome 7, fAstCal1.2, whole genome shotgun sequence window:
- the fam169b gene encoding protein FAM169B, whose amino-acid sequence MYPVDLPSVDHNDLTSASEQYMSSLESSPCDNEWFQSSQTSKVAITATNVSQLQLFEDGQPACAVLALHPSDDQTQVVSLYLHGKWWLLDDVLRTSSKSRSGLVSVQSVMERVIVFLLSQIMERPSLFSLHPPKESCKVLWKDNQAVGFYTVKHKGSLCDGWSSCCYLLPVLDTVLVRRSCRRRGFGLQMLEDFCSSFSTEEFLGVSSPLSPSMAAVFKRFLQKHQQYRERLYEVEAPGGWTQRRNIWLNILLGRYCLGTDKESSPISGETQRNALKDSFHKTCILDLGTLGSTGVNTAVVLDSAEQQFKSCEPSQGRWSLSSELPGTGCSPAAQTIHVQSGPPTRLLNTAQALKSKASKSTKHHRQEPEDMQKIPKRARSELKHVHTKTAFSSRARRECSDT is encoded by the exons ATGTACCCTGTAGACCTGCCATCTGTGGATCACAATGACCTGACATCTGCGTCTGAACAGTACATGTCCTCTCTGGAGTCCAGCCCCTGTGATAATGAGTGGTTTCAGTCATCGCAGACCTCAAAG GTGGCAATAACGGCAACAAATGTGAGccagctgcagctgtttgaggATGGCCAGCCTGCCTGCGCGGTGCTGGCACTGCACCCTTCGGATGATCAAACACAAG TGGTCAGCCTATACCTGCACGGGAAGTGGTGGCTTTTGGATGACGTCTTGCGAACGTCAAGCAAATCCAGAAGTGGTTTGGTGTCG GTCCAGTCTGTTATGGAGAGGGTGATTGTATTTCTGCTCAGTCAGATAATGGAGAGGCCTTCACTGTTCTCCCTGCATCCTCCCAAAGAGAGCTGCAAAGTGCTGTGGAAAGACAACCAGGCGGTCGGCTTTTACACCGTGAAGCACAAAG GGAGTCTGTGTGACGGCTGGAGCAGCTGCTGTTACCTGCTGCCTGTTCTGGACACTGTGCTGGTGAGGAGGAGCTGCAGGAGGAGAGGCTTCGGCCTTCAGATGCTGGAGGATTTCTGCTCCTCCTTCTCTACGGAGGAGTTTCTGGGAGTCAGCTCTCCATTATCCCCCAGCATGGCTGCAG tGTTCAAAAGGTTCCTGCAGAAGCACCAGCAGTATCGAGAGCGTCTGTACGAGGTGGAAGCTCCAGGGGGCTGGACTCAACGACGAAACATCTGGCTTAACATTCTGCTCGGACGCTACTGCCTCG GTACTGATAAGGAGAGCAGCCCAATATCaggagaaacacagagaaatgcACTCAAGGACTCCTTTCACAAG ACTTGTATACTGGACCTGGGCACACTGGGAAGCACTGGTGTAAACACCGCAGTGGTGTTGGACTCTGCTGAACAGCAATTTAAATCATGTGAGCCAAGCCAAGGAAGATGGTCCCTGAGCAGCGAGCTCCCTGGAACAGGATGTAGCCCTGCAGCCCAAACTATCCATGTGCAATCTGGACCTCCCACCCGGCTCCTAAACACAGCACAGGCTTTGAAATCCAAGGCTTCCAAATCTACAAAGCACCACAGACAGGAACCAGAGGACATGCAGAAAATTCCCAAACGAGCCAGAAGTGAGTtgaaacatgtacacacaaagaCTGCATTCAGCAGCAGAGCCCGCAGAGAATGTTCGGACACTTAA